Proteins encoded together in one Pseudopipra pipra isolate bDixPip1 chromosome 23, bDixPip1.hap1, whole genome shotgun sequence window:
- the B3GAT1 gene encoding galactosylgalactosylxylosylprotein 3-beta-glucuronosyltransferase 1 isoform X1, which yields MCSAVLSLGFSLSGNEELWVQSVLEMPKRRDILAIVLIVLPWTLLITVWHQSTIAPLLAVHKDDGGDSQRDLAAGLDSKEYCLSERDIVEVVRTEYVYTRPPPWSDTLPTIHVVTPTYSRPVQKAELTRLANTLLHVPNLHWILVEDSQRRTPLITRLLRDTGLNYTHLNVETPRNYKLRGDMRDPRIPRGTMQRNLALRWLRETFNKNNSQPGIVYFADDDNTYSLELFEEMRSTRKVSVWPVAFVGGLRYESPKVNSAGKVYGWKTVFDPHRPFAIDMAGFAVNLRLILQRSQAYFKLRGVKGGYQESSLLRELVTLNDLEPKAANCTKILVWHTRTEKPVLVNEGKKGFTDPNVEI from the exons ATGTGCTCTGCTGTTCTGTCTCTGGGGTTTTCACTGTCAGGTAATGAGGAGCTGTGGGTCCAGTCAGTCTTGGAGATGCCGAAGAGACGAGACATCCTGGCTATCGTGCTGATAGTTCTGCCCTGGACACTACTAATCACCGTCTGGCACCAGAGCACCATTGCTCCACTGCTTGCAGTGCACAAGG ATGATGGTGGTGACTCCCAGCGTGATCTCGCTGCAGGCTTGGACTCCAAGGAATACTGCCTGTCGGAGCGGGACATTGTGGAGGTGGTGAGGACAGAGTATGTTTACACGCGCCCACCCCCGTGGTCGGACACCCTGCCCACCATCCACGTCGTCACCCCCACCTACAGCCGGCCCGTGCAGAAGGCCGAGCTCACCCGCCTGGCCAACACCCTCCTGCACGTGCCCAACCTGCACTGGATCCTGGTGGAGGACTCCCAGCGCCGCACCCCGCTCATCACCCGCCTGCTGCGGGACACGGGGCTCAACTACACCCACCTCAACGTGGAGACCCCCCGCAACTACAAACTGCGCGGGGACATGCGGGACCCCCGCATCCCCCGCGGCACCATGCAGAGGAACCTCGCCCTCAGGTGGCTGAGAGAGACCTTTAACAAAAACAACAGCCAGCCCGGGATTGTTTACTTTGCTGATGATGACAACACCTACAGCCTGGAGCTCTTTGAGGAG ATGCGCAGCACCAGGAAGGTGTCGGTGTGGCCGGTGGCCTTCGTGGGGGGCCTGCGCTACGAGTCCCCCAAGGTGAACTCGGCGGGGAAGGTCTACGGCTGGAAAACCGTGTTCGACCCGCACCGGCCCTTCGCCATCGACATGGCAGGCTTTGCTGTGAACCTCAGGCTGATCCTGCAGCGGTCTCAGGCCTACTTCAAACTGAGAGGGGTCAAGGGGGGCTACCAGGAGAGCAGCCTGCTCCGGGAGCTGGTCACCCTCAACGACCTCGAGCCCAAGGCTGCCAATTGCACTAAG ATTTTAGTCTGGCACACAAGGACAGAAAAGCCCGTGCTGGTGAATGAGGGGAAGAAAGGATTCACAGATCCCAATGTGGAAATCTGA
- the B3GAT1 gene encoding galactosylgalactosylxylosylprotein 3-beta-glucuronosyltransferase 1 isoform X4, whose product MGNEELWVQSVLEMPKRRDILAIVLIVLPWTLLITVWHQSTIAPLLAVHKGLDSKEYCLSERDIVEVVRTEYVYTRPPPWSDTLPTIHVVTPTYSRPVQKAELTRLANTLLHVPNLHWILVEDSQRRTPLITRLLRDTGLNYTHLNVETPRNYKLRGDMRDPRIPRGTMQRNLALRWLRETFNKNNSQPGIVYFADDDNTYSLELFEEVRPCLELFEEMRSTRKVSVWPVAFVGGLRYESPKVNSAGKVYGWKTVFDPHRPFAIDMAGFAVNLRLILQRSQAYFKLRGVKGGYQESSLLRELVTLNDLEPKAANCTKILVWHTRTEKPVLVNEGKKGFTDPNVEI is encoded by the exons ATGG GTAATGAGGAGCTGTGGGTCCAGTCAGTCTTGGAGATGCCGAAGAGACGAGACATCCTGGCTATCGTGCTGATAGTTCTGCCCTGGACACTACTAATCACCGTCTGGCACCAGAGCACCATTGCTCCACTGCTTGCAGTGCACAAGG GCTTGGACTCCAAGGAATACTGCCTGTCGGAGCGGGACATTGTGGAGGTGGTGAGGACAGAGTATGTTTACACGCGCCCACCCCCGTGGTCGGACACCCTGCCCACCATCCACGTCGTCACCCCCACCTACAGCCGGCCCGTGCAGAAGGCCGAGCTCACCCGCCTGGCCAACACCCTCCTGCACGTGCCCAACCTGCACTGGATCCTGGTGGAGGACTCCCAGCGCCGCACCCCGCTCATCACCCGCCTGCTGCGGGACACGGGGCTCAACTACACCCACCTCAACGTGGAGACCCCCCGCAACTACAAACTGCGCGGGGACATGCGGGACCCCCGCATCCCCCGCGGCACCATGCAGAGGAACCTCGCCCTCAGGTGGCTGAGAGAGACCTTTAACAAAAACAACAGCCAGCCCGGGATTGTTTACTTTGCTGATGATGACAACACCTACAGCCTGGAGCTCTTTGAGGAGGTAAGGCCCTGCCTGGAGCTCTTTGAGGAG ATGCGCAGCACCAGGAAGGTGTCGGTGTGGCCGGTGGCCTTCGTGGGGGGCCTGCGCTACGAGTCCCCCAAGGTGAACTCGGCGGGGAAGGTCTACGGCTGGAAAACCGTGTTCGACCCGCACCGGCCCTTCGCCATCGACATGGCAGGCTTTGCTGTGAACCTCAGGCTGATCCTGCAGCGGTCTCAGGCCTACTTCAAACTGAGAGGGGTCAAGGGGGGCTACCAGGAGAGCAGCCTGCTCCGGGAGCTGGTCACCCTCAACGACCTCGAGCCCAAGGCTGCCAATTGCACTAAG ATTTTAGTCTGGCACACAAGGACAGAAAAGCCCGTGCTGGTGAATGAGGGGAAGAAAGGATTCACAGATCCCAATGTGGAAATCTGA
- the B3GAT1 gene encoding galactosylgalactosylxylosylprotein 3-beta-glucuronosyltransferase 1 isoform X8 → MDDGGDSQRDLAAGLDSKEYCLSERDIVEVVRTEYVYTRPPPWSDTLPTIHVVTPTYSRPVQKAELTRLANTLLHVPNLHWILVEDSQRRTPLITRLLRDTGLNYTHLNVETPRNYKLRGDMRDPRIPRGTMQRNLALRWLRETFNKNNSQPGIVYFADDDNTYSLELFEEVRPCLELFEEMRSTRKVSVWPVAFVGGLRYESPKVNSAGKVYGWKTVFDPHRPFAIDMAGFAVNLRLILQRSQAYFKLRGVKGGYQESSLLRELVTLNDLEPKAANCTKILVWHTRTEKPVLVNEGKKGFTDPNVEI, encoded by the exons ATGG ATGATGGTGGTGACTCCCAGCGTGATCTCGCTGCAGGCTTGGACTCCAAGGAATACTGCCTGTCGGAGCGGGACATTGTGGAGGTGGTGAGGACAGAGTATGTTTACACGCGCCCACCCCCGTGGTCGGACACCCTGCCCACCATCCACGTCGTCACCCCCACCTACAGCCGGCCCGTGCAGAAGGCCGAGCTCACCCGCCTGGCCAACACCCTCCTGCACGTGCCCAACCTGCACTGGATCCTGGTGGAGGACTCCCAGCGCCGCACCCCGCTCATCACCCGCCTGCTGCGGGACACGGGGCTCAACTACACCCACCTCAACGTGGAGACCCCCCGCAACTACAAACTGCGCGGGGACATGCGGGACCCCCGCATCCCCCGCGGCACCATGCAGAGGAACCTCGCCCTCAGGTGGCTGAGAGAGACCTTTAACAAAAACAACAGCCAGCCCGGGATTGTTTACTTTGCTGATGATGACAACACCTACAGCCTGGAGCTCTTTGAGGAGGTAAGGCCCTGCCTGGAGCTCTTTGAGGAG ATGCGCAGCACCAGGAAGGTGTCGGTGTGGCCGGTGGCCTTCGTGGGGGGCCTGCGCTACGAGTCCCCCAAGGTGAACTCGGCGGGGAAGGTCTACGGCTGGAAAACCGTGTTCGACCCGCACCGGCCCTTCGCCATCGACATGGCAGGCTTTGCTGTGAACCTCAGGCTGATCCTGCAGCGGTCTCAGGCCTACTTCAAACTGAGAGGGGTCAAGGGGGGCTACCAGGAGAGCAGCCTGCTCCGGGAGCTGGTCACCCTCAACGACCTCGAGCCCAAGGCTGCCAATTGCACTAAG ATTTTAGTCTGGCACACAAGGACAGAAAAGCCCGTGCTGGTGAATGAGGGGAAGAAAGGATTCACAGATCCCAATGTGGAAATCTGA
- the B3GAT1 gene encoding galactosylgalactosylxylosylprotein 3-beta-glucuronosyltransferase 1 isoform X2, with amino-acid sequence MGNEELWVQSVLEMPKRRDILAIVLIVLPWTLLITVWHQSTIAPLLAVHKDDGGDSQRDLAAGLDSKEYCLSERDIVEVVRTEYVYTRPPPWSDTLPTIHVVTPTYSRPVQKAELTRLANTLLHVPNLHWILVEDSQRRTPLITRLLRDTGLNYTHLNVETPRNYKLRGDMRDPRIPRGTMQRNLALRWLRETFNKNNSQPGIVYFADDDNTYSLELFEEVRPCLELFEEMRSTRKVSVWPVAFVGGLRYESPKVNSAGKVYGWKTVFDPHRPFAIDMAGFAVNLRLILQRSQAYFKLRGVKGGYQESSLLRELVTLNDLEPKAANCTKILVWHTRTEKPVLVNEGKKGFTDPNVEI; translated from the exons ATGG GTAATGAGGAGCTGTGGGTCCAGTCAGTCTTGGAGATGCCGAAGAGACGAGACATCCTGGCTATCGTGCTGATAGTTCTGCCCTGGACACTACTAATCACCGTCTGGCACCAGAGCACCATTGCTCCACTGCTTGCAGTGCACAAGG ATGATGGTGGTGACTCCCAGCGTGATCTCGCTGCAGGCTTGGACTCCAAGGAATACTGCCTGTCGGAGCGGGACATTGTGGAGGTGGTGAGGACAGAGTATGTTTACACGCGCCCACCCCCGTGGTCGGACACCCTGCCCACCATCCACGTCGTCACCCCCACCTACAGCCGGCCCGTGCAGAAGGCCGAGCTCACCCGCCTGGCCAACACCCTCCTGCACGTGCCCAACCTGCACTGGATCCTGGTGGAGGACTCCCAGCGCCGCACCCCGCTCATCACCCGCCTGCTGCGGGACACGGGGCTCAACTACACCCACCTCAACGTGGAGACCCCCCGCAACTACAAACTGCGCGGGGACATGCGGGACCCCCGCATCCCCCGCGGCACCATGCAGAGGAACCTCGCCCTCAGGTGGCTGAGAGAGACCTTTAACAAAAACAACAGCCAGCCCGGGATTGTTTACTTTGCTGATGATGACAACACCTACAGCCTGGAGCTCTTTGAGGAGGTAAGGCCCTGCCTGGAGCTCTTTGAGGAG ATGCGCAGCACCAGGAAGGTGTCGGTGTGGCCGGTGGCCTTCGTGGGGGGCCTGCGCTACGAGTCCCCCAAGGTGAACTCGGCGGGGAAGGTCTACGGCTGGAAAACCGTGTTCGACCCGCACCGGCCCTTCGCCATCGACATGGCAGGCTTTGCTGTGAACCTCAGGCTGATCCTGCAGCGGTCTCAGGCCTACTTCAAACTGAGAGGGGTCAAGGGGGGCTACCAGGAGAGCAGCCTGCTCCGGGAGCTGGTCACCCTCAACGACCTCGAGCCCAAGGCTGCCAATTGCACTAAG ATTTTAGTCTGGCACACAAGGACAGAAAAGCCCGTGCTGGTGAATGAGGGGAAGAAAGGATTCACAGATCCCAATGTGGAAATCTGA
- the B3GAT1 gene encoding galactosylgalactosylxylosylprotein 3-beta-glucuronosyltransferase 1 isoform X3, with the protein MGNEELWVQSVLEMPKRRDILAIVLIVLPWTLLITVWHQSTIAPLLAVHKDDGGDSQRDLAAGLDSKEYCLSERDIVEVVRTEYVYTRPPPWSDTLPTIHVVTPTYSRPVQKAELTRLANTLLHVPNLHWILVEDSQRRTPLITRLLRDTGLNYTHLNVETPRNYKLRGDMRDPRIPRGTMQRNLALRWLRETFNKNNSQPGIVYFADDDNTYSLELFEEMRSTRKVSVWPVAFVGGLRYESPKVNSAGKVYGWKTVFDPHRPFAIDMAGFAVNLRLILQRSQAYFKLRGVKGGYQESSLLRELVTLNDLEPKAANCTKILVWHTRTEKPVLVNEGKKGFTDPNVEI; encoded by the exons ATGG GTAATGAGGAGCTGTGGGTCCAGTCAGTCTTGGAGATGCCGAAGAGACGAGACATCCTGGCTATCGTGCTGATAGTTCTGCCCTGGACACTACTAATCACCGTCTGGCACCAGAGCACCATTGCTCCACTGCTTGCAGTGCACAAGG ATGATGGTGGTGACTCCCAGCGTGATCTCGCTGCAGGCTTGGACTCCAAGGAATACTGCCTGTCGGAGCGGGACATTGTGGAGGTGGTGAGGACAGAGTATGTTTACACGCGCCCACCCCCGTGGTCGGACACCCTGCCCACCATCCACGTCGTCACCCCCACCTACAGCCGGCCCGTGCAGAAGGCCGAGCTCACCCGCCTGGCCAACACCCTCCTGCACGTGCCCAACCTGCACTGGATCCTGGTGGAGGACTCCCAGCGCCGCACCCCGCTCATCACCCGCCTGCTGCGGGACACGGGGCTCAACTACACCCACCTCAACGTGGAGACCCCCCGCAACTACAAACTGCGCGGGGACATGCGGGACCCCCGCATCCCCCGCGGCACCATGCAGAGGAACCTCGCCCTCAGGTGGCTGAGAGAGACCTTTAACAAAAACAACAGCCAGCCCGGGATTGTTTACTTTGCTGATGATGACAACACCTACAGCCTGGAGCTCTTTGAGGAG ATGCGCAGCACCAGGAAGGTGTCGGTGTGGCCGGTGGCCTTCGTGGGGGGCCTGCGCTACGAGTCCCCCAAGGTGAACTCGGCGGGGAAGGTCTACGGCTGGAAAACCGTGTTCGACCCGCACCGGCCCTTCGCCATCGACATGGCAGGCTTTGCTGTGAACCTCAGGCTGATCCTGCAGCGGTCTCAGGCCTACTTCAAACTGAGAGGGGTCAAGGGGGGCTACCAGGAGAGCAGCCTGCTCCGGGAGCTGGTCACCCTCAACGACCTCGAGCCCAAGGCTGCCAATTGCACTAAG ATTTTAGTCTGGCACACAAGGACAGAAAAGCCCGTGCTGGTGAATGAGGGGAAGAAAGGATTCACAGATCCCAATGTGGAAATCTGA
- the B3GAT1 gene encoding galactosylgalactosylxylosylprotein 3-beta-glucuronosyltransferase 1 isoform X6, which translates to MPKRRDILAIVLIVLPWTLLITVWHQSTIAPLLAVHKDDGGDSQRDLAAGLDSKEYCLSERDIVEVVRTEYVYTRPPPWSDTLPTIHVVTPTYSRPVQKAELTRLANTLLHVPNLHWILVEDSQRRTPLITRLLRDTGLNYTHLNVETPRNYKLRGDMRDPRIPRGTMQRNLALRWLRETFNKNNSQPGIVYFADDDNTYSLELFEEMRSTRKVSVWPVAFVGGLRYESPKVNSAGKVYGWKTVFDPHRPFAIDMAGFAVNLRLILQRSQAYFKLRGVKGGYQESSLLRELVTLNDLEPKAANCTKILVWHTRTEKPVLVNEGKKGFTDPNVEI; encoded by the exons ATGCCGAAGAGACGAGACATCCTGGCTATCGTGCTGATAGTTCTGCCCTGGACACTACTAATCACCGTCTGGCACCAGAGCACCATTGCTCCACTGCTTGCAGTGCACAAGG ATGATGGTGGTGACTCCCAGCGTGATCTCGCTGCAGGCTTGGACTCCAAGGAATACTGCCTGTCGGAGCGGGACATTGTGGAGGTGGTGAGGACAGAGTATGTTTACACGCGCCCACCCCCGTGGTCGGACACCCTGCCCACCATCCACGTCGTCACCCCCACCTACAGCCGGCCCGTGCAGAAGGCCGAGCTCACCCGCCTGGCCAACACCCTCCTGCACGTGCCCAACCTGCACTGGATCCTGGTGGAGGACTCCCAGCGCCGCACCCCGCTCATCACCCGCCTGCTGCGGGACACGGGGCTCAACTACACCCACCTCAACGTGGAGACCCCCCGCAACTACAAACTGCGCGGGGACATGCGGGACCCCCGCATCCCCCGCGGCACCATGCAGAGGAACCTCGCCCTCAGGTGGCTGAGAGAGACCTTTAACAAAAACAACAGCCAGCCCGGGATTGTTTACTTTGCTGATGATGACAACACCTACAGCCTGGAGCTCTTTGAGGAG ATGCGCAGCACCAGGAAGGTGTCGGTGTGGCCGGTGGCCTTCGTGGGGGGCCTGCGCTACGAGTCCCCCAAGGTGAACTCGGCGGGGAAGGTCTACGGCTGGAAAACCGTGTTCGACCCGCACCGGCCCTTCGCCATCGACATGGCAGGCTTTGCTGTGAACCTCAGGCTGATCCTGCAGCGGTCTCAGGCCTACTTCAAACTGAGAGGGGTCAAGGGGGGCTACCAGGAGAGCAGCCTGCTCCGGGAGCTGGTCACCCTCAACGACCTCGAGCCCAAGGCTGCCAATTGCACTAAG ATTTTAGTCTGGCACACAAGGACAGAAAAGCCCGTGCTGGTGAATGAGGGGAAGAAAGGATTCACAGATCCCAATGTGGAAATCTGA
- the B3GAT1 gene encoding galactosylgalactosylxylosylprotein 3-beta-glucuronosyltransferase 1 isoform X9 — translation MGLDSKEYCLSERDIVEVVRTEYVYTRPPPWSDTLPTIHVVTPTYSRPVQKAELTRLANTLLHVPNLHWILVEDSQRRTPLITRLLRDTGLNYTHLNVETPRNYKLRGDMRDPRIPRGTMQRNLALRWLRETFNKNNSQPGIVYFADDDNTYSLELFEEVRPCLELFEEMRSTRKVSVWPVAFVGGLRYESPKVNSAGKVYGWKTVFDPHRPFAIDMAGFAVNLRLILQRSQAYFKLRGVKGGYQESSLLRELVTLNDLEPKAANCTKILVWHTRTEKPVLVNEGKKGFTDPNVEI, via the exons ATGG GCTTGGACTCCAAGGAATACTGCCTGTCGGAGCGGGACATTGTGGAGGTGGTGAGGACAGAGTATGTTTACACGCGCCCACCCCCGTGGTCGGACACCCTGCCCACCATCCACGTCGTCACCCCCACCTACAGCCGGCCCGTGCAGAAGGCCGAGCTCACCCGCCTGGCCAACACCCTCCTGCACGTGCCCAACCTGCACTGGATCCTGGTGGAGGACTCCCAGCGCCGCACCCCGCTCATCACCCGCCTGCTGCGGGACACGGGGCTCAACTACACCCACCTCAACGTGGAGACCCCCCGCAACTACAAACTGCGCGGGGACATGCGGGACCCCCGCATCCCCCGCGGCACCATGCAGAGGAACCTCGCCCTCAGGTGGCTGAGAGAGACCTTTAACAAAAACAACAGCCAGCCCGGGATTGTTTACTTTGCTGATGATGACAACACCTACAGCCTGGAGCTCTTTGAGGAGGTAAGGCCCTGCCTGGAGCTCTTTGAGGAG ATGCGCAGCACCAGGAAGGTGTCGGTGTGGCCGGTGGCCTTCGTGGGGGGCCTGCGCTACGAGTCCCCCAAGGTGAACTCGGCGGGGAAGGTCTACGGCTGGAAAACCGTGTTCGACCCGCACCGGCCCTTCGCCATCGACATGGCAGGCTTTGCTGTGAACCTCAGGCTGATCCTGCAGCGGTCTCAGGCCTACTTCAAACTGAGAGGGGTCAAGGGGGGCTACCAGGAGAGCAGCCTGCTCCGGGAGCTGGTCACCCTCAACGACCTCGAGCCCAAGGCTGCCAATTGCACTAAG ATTTTAGTCTGGCACACAAGGACAGAAAAGCCCGTGCTGGTGAATGAGGGGAAGAAAGGATTCACAGATCCCAATGTGGAAATCTGA
- the B3GAT1 gene encoding galactosylgalactosylxylosylprotein 3-beta-glucuronosyltransferase 1 isoform X7 encodes MPKRRDILAIVLIVLPWTLLITVWHQSTIAPLLAVHKGLDSKEYCLSERDIVEVVRTEYVYTRPPPWSDTLPTIHVVTPTYSRPVQKAELTRLANTLLHVPNLHWILVEDSQRRTPLITRLLRDTGLNYTHLNVETPRNYKLRGDMRDPRIPRGTMQRNLALRWLRETFNKNNSQPGIVYFADDDNTYSLELFEEVRPCLELFEEMRSTRKVSVWPVAFVGGLRYESPKVNSAGKVYGWKTVFDPHRPFAIDMAGFAVNLRLILQRSQAYFKLRGVKGGYQESSLLRELVTLNDLEPKAANCTKILVWHTRTEKPVLVNEGKKGFTDPNVEI; translated from the exons ATGCCGAAGAGACGAGACATCCTGGCTATCGTGCTGATAGTTCTGCCCTGGACACTACTAATCACCGTCTGGCACCAGAGCACCATTGCTCCACTGCTTGCAGTGCACAAGG GCTTGGACTCCAAGGAATACTGCCTGTCGGAGCGGGACATTGTGGAGGTGGTGAGGACAGAGTATGTTTACACGCGCCCACCCCCGTGGTCGGACACCCTGCCCACCATCCACGTCGTCACCCCCACCTACAGCCGGCCCGTGCAGAAGGCCGAGCTCACCCGCCTGGCCAACACCCTCCTGCACGTGCCCAACCTGCACTGGATCCTGGTGGAGGACTCCCAGCGCCGCACCCCGCTCATCACCCGCCTGCTGCGGGACACGGGGCTCAACTACACCCACCTCAACGTGGAGACCCCCCGCAACTACAAACTGCGCGGGGACATGCGGGACCCCCGCATCCCCCGCGGCACCATGCAGAGGAACCTCGCCCTCAGGTGGCTGAGAGAGACCTTTAACAAAAACAACAGCCAGCCCGGGATTGTTTACTTTGCTGATGATGACAACACCTACAGCCTGGAGCTCTTTGAGGAGGTAAGGCCCTGCCTGGAGCTCTTTGAGGAG ATGCGCAGCACCAGGAAGGTGTCGGTGTGGCCGGTGGCCTTCGTGGGGGGCCTGCGCTACGAGTCCCCCAAGGTGAACTCGGCGGGGAAGGTCTACGGCTGGAAAACCGTGTTCGACCCGCACCGGCCCTTCGCCATCGACATGGCAGGCTTTGCTGTGAACCTCAGGCTGATCCTGCAGCGGTCTCAGGCCTACTTCAAACTGAGAGGGGTCAAGGGGGGCTACCAGGAGAGCAGCCTGCTCCGGGAGCTGGTCACCCTCAACGACCTCGAGCCCAAGGCTGCCAATTGCACTAAG ATTTTAGTCTGGCACACAAGGACAGAAAAGCCCGTGCTGGTGAATGAGGGGAAGAAAGGATTCACAGATCCCAATGTGGAAATCTGA
- the B3GAT1 gene encoding galactosylgalactosylxylosylprotein 3-beta-glucuronosyltransferase 1 isoform X5: protein MPKRRDILAIVLIVLPWTLLITVWHQSTIAPLLAVHKDDGGDSQRDLAAGLDSKEYCLSERDIVEVVRTEYVYTRPPPWSDTLPTIHVVTPTYSRPVQKAELTRLANTLLHVPNLHWILVEDSQRRTPLITRLLRDTGLNYTHLNVETPRNYKLRGDMRDPRIPRGTMQRNLALRWLRETFNKNNSQPGIVYFADDDNTYSLELFEEVRPCLELFEEMRSTRKVSVWPVAFVGGLRYESPKVNSAGKVYGWKTVFDPHRPFAIDMAGFAVNLRLILQRSQAYFKLRGVKGGYQESSLLRELVTLNDLEPKAANCTKILVWHTRTEKPVLVNEGKKGFTDPNVEI, encoded by the exons ATGCCGAAGAGACGAGACATCCTGGCTATCGTGCTGATAGTTCTGCCCTGGACACTACTAATCACCGTCTGGCACCAGAGCACCATTGCTCCACTGCTTGCAGTGCACAAGG ATGATGGTGGTGACTCCCAGCGTGATCTCGCTGCAGGCTTGGACTCCAAGGAATACTGCCTGTCGGAGCGGGACATTGTGGAGGTGGTGAGGACAGAGTATGTTTACACGCGCCCACCCCCGTGGTCGGACACCCTGCCCACCATCCACGTCGTCACCCCCACCTACAGCCGGCCCGTGCAGAAGGCCGAGCTCACCCGCCTGGCCAACACCCTCCTGCACGTGCCCAACCTGCACTGGATCCTGGTGGAGGACTCCCAGCGCCGCACCCCGCTCATCACCCGCCTGCTGCGGGACACGGGGCTCAACTACACCCACCTCAACGTGGAGACCCCCCGCAACTACAAACTGCGCGGGGACATGCGGGACCCCCGCATCCCCCGCGGCACCATGCAGAGGAACCTCGCCCTCAGGTGGCTGAGAGAGACCTTTAACAAAAACAACAGCCAGCCCGGGATTGTTTACTTTGCTGATGATGACAACACCTACAGCCTGGAGCTCTTTGAGGAGGTAAGGCCCTGCCTGGAGCTCTTTGAGGAG ATGCGCAGCACCAGGAAGGTGTCGGTGTGGCCGGTGGCCTTCGTGGGGGGCCTGCGCTACGAGTCCCCCAAGGTGAACTCGGCGGGGAAGGTCTACGGCTGGAAAACCGTGTTCGACCCGCACCGGCCCTTCGCCATCGACATGGCAGGCTTTGCTGTGAACCTCAGGCTGATCCTGCAGCGGTCTCAGGCCTACTTCAAACTGAGAGGGGTCAAGGGGGGCTACCAGGAGAGCAGCCTGCTCCGGGAGCTGGTCACCCTCAACGACCTCGAGCCCAAGGCTGCCAATTGCACTAAG ATTTTAGTCTGGCACACAAGGACAGAAAAGCCCGTGCTGGTGAATGAGGGGAAGAAAGGATTCACAGATCCCAATGTGGAAATCTGA